GACCCCGGTCCAACGGAGGTGCACACAACCGCTAGATTAGCACGGCGCCTCGCCAGTGGAGCACTGTGCCCGGCCCGAGCTTGCCCGtcgtcgcgccgccgcctcgcatCTTCCGCGGCACCACCGGAAGCCCGCAGTCGCGCAACGGCGTGTCCGGATCTGGGCGTAGGAGCCACACCGGTGACGGCCGCTGCAGCCCATCAGGAGAGCGGAGTTCGGCGGGATCGAGACGCGCACGAGCGCCGCCGAGAGCGAGTTCCACGCGTGAGAGCTGCACACAGGGGCGAAGTGGCCCCGCCGCGGCCGTCCGCCCGCACAGGGGTTCGATCCTTAGCGCTTGAACCGAGGCAAATAGATGACCTCTTTTATTTTGGGGGACTTCTTTTTGAATAAGGTTATGGCGATGTGCATCCACGGATGCACATGACGGAAGATTCGTCCTTCTCTATCGAATTCTTGTGTAGCACTGAAGTATTAAAGAGTACAATTCATGAAATTGACCTCTCATAGTATTAGTATTTGTGTATTAAAGGGACAATTAATTAAAATGGTTTCATAGTATTATTGTATACTTGAGGCTTGCCATCACTGTTATTACTCGACCAACCATAAAGTCAAATTTCATTCCACAAACATAAACCATGAAATAAAGTTTTACGTCCATGTGGTCTAACTCAGCGGTGAGTTCGATGACGAGCTTGGCGGTCTTGCCCAGCATGCTTCGCACTGGCATCCTTTGGGAACACATTTGCTGTTGTGGGCCATCACTATCTTGCACCAGTCACGACAAGAGATTTCATCACACTGGCCCTCGTAGACTCTAGGACCGCAATACTTGGCGATTGCCACATCTATTATAAACCGAAATAATGTTAAGGAAGATCACTGCACAGAGCAAACATATGGAATGACATGTATGTGTATGTAGATACCTGAAGAAATCATCAGCATGAGGGCAATGGAGATAAATAGGATTGCTGAAGTCCTCATGTTTTGTTAGAGAGATGTGTTGTACTATGAACTTTTGCGTGCTAGATAGAAGAAAAGATGTCAATTTATAGAGATCTGCTGCCCACTAGCCTCCAAGGTAGAACAACTACATATAATAGGAACAAAATTAGTAAGTTGCGTGCAGATAGAGAGATTGGATATATTAAACAAGTAACAAATTAATGACATTGACccaagtactccctctgttcctaaattaAGTCTTTTTAGAGAGGACTATATACGGATGTATAAAGACATATTtttgagtgtagattcactcattttgctaaaaaggcttatatttaggaataAAGGAAGTAATTAAATAGATTGGATGTTAAACAAAGAACAAATTAATAACATCAATGCAGATAATTAAAGAGATAGGAAGGAACATATTGATACATCAATGTGTAGCATTTCAGAGATTGGAAAAAACAAATCGGTacatcaatgcatatcattaaAGAGCAAATTAATAACATCAATGCAGATAATTAAAGAGATAGGAAGGAACATATTGATACATCAATGCGTAGCATTTCAGAGATTGGAAAGAACAAATCGATacatcaatgcatatcattaaAGAGCTTGGATGTGCTAAACAAAGAACAAATTAATAACATCAGTGAAGATAAATAATATTATTAACATTGTTCTATCATTGAACCCCCTTGTTCCTTTTCCTTTTCATTATTTGAGACCTAAGTGGCTTTCTAATAATTTTGGGTGCGTGCACCTCGGGCGCTTCAACTATGGAAAAATGAATTTTATGACACATGAATTATCGGCATAAACAATGGAGAATTTTCAAGATTTAGCTAGGATATTTGGGAATAGCATAGCAGAAGAGTATGGAGATTCATGAAAGGTAGATGCATAGTTAGGATTTAGTGATTGAATAGGCTCAGACGCAAAATATTTCTAAGTAAATTTTGTTAGGAGATGAAAAAGCACAAACTCTGAAAGCCATGTTCTACTGGTGAGCTTATTTGAGCTCGCGATGAACAGTAAGGTCATAAAGAATCTCTTCTTATATACCTAACAAGAAACGGAGCGTCCTCGTACATGGCATGTATATGAGCGTGTGCGCATTCATAGAGGTGaatgtatgcgcgtgtatatgaacGCTTGTGTCTGTATTGTGTTAAAAAGAAAAAAGACCAATGAGGTGCGGAGCACGCAACTTATtggcattttttttcttttcgaaACGAGCTTATTGACTTGTACACTGGCGAAAGTGTTCTCGTACATGGCATGCAGCTAGCCGTCCCTTGTACATGGAGTACCATACATGATACATCGTACCGAAACCCACGGCCACCGTCGCGTGCTGGTACCACGGAGCCTCCTCGCCCTACTCGTTgctcgacggcggcggcggcggcgggtcggGCCCCGCCGACCCCGGGTTGCCGTGGGGTTTCGGCGAGGGAGGCACATTCGTCGATGTATGCTGCCCCAGCCGCCTCGCGGGCGTTCCCAGATCCAGCTCCTTCCCCTCGCGCGCCGGGCTCCGGCCGCCGCCTAGGAGCAGCACTGCGATCACACGTACgcgcccattcatgcacacaatAAGAGCTAGCATTTGGAACACCAAAGGAAACTTCGGTGCGTATACACGTACCCGGaggaggacgcggcggcggcggcaggccaTGCGGGGCGGCCGCGCAGGTGGCCAGCAGCAGGGATAGtaggacggcggcggcgacgacgacgagcAGCCGGGCGGCTATCCTCCGGTACATCATCGATCGATCGAGCTGTGTACGTAGGCGGAGCAGACAGCAGAGAGCACTGAACTACACCGGTAATAGCGTACAGTTCGAGTAGTAGGCAGTGTGACAGTAGGAGAGCTGCTCCTCGAGACTCCGCGTGATGTGTGAGCTGATCGTTGCCCGGTTGCGGCATATTTAAAATCTCAGCCAGCCGGGGAAAGTGGGTCTTGGCTCTGCTAGTCTTGCGTGCGCGTGTTGATCTCGAAGCCTGCATGATGTTTGTCCTGCCCCCGCGATGCACGGTTAGCACTACCACGCTTGCTTCCAGTTTCAACCTTGTGAGCTGTAGCATCCCCAACGCTCACCCTTAAACTGGACACCGTATCCATCCGTGGATCGATGGACCAGTCCGCGAACACTGATGCAGGAGCCGATCATTCAAAGTTATCAGCATACATTTCGAACCATGTTAATTATCTGAAAAAATGAACCGGACGAAAACATTTGCATTCGGACACATTTCAACTAAATTATATCAGACTAGGCTAGACTATTCTAACCCAATGTATTGCCTGCCGCGGCGAAGCCCTATTCCCACAACATGTCTTCCCTATGTCCAACAACATTGCTCATCGGGCTGCCGTGAGCCACGGACAGATATGCTTCAGAGGAAGGGGAAGAGTAGCCTCCG
This is a stretch of genomic DNA from Triticum urartu cultivar G1812 unplaced genomic scaffold, Tu2.1 TuUngrouped_contig_7545, whole genome shotgun sequence. It encodes these proteins:
- the LOC125531590 gene encoding probable pathogenesis-related protein ARB_02861 codes for the protein MMYRRIAARLLVVVAAAVLLSLLLATCAAAPHGLPPPPRPPPVLLLGGGRSPAREGKELDLGTPARRLGQHTSTNVPPSPKPHGNPGSAGPDPPPPPPSSNE